CCCTAAATTAGCGTTAGTGGGGCTAGTCATCATGCCGCTAGCTGCTATTCCTATCAGTAAAATCATTCGTAAGGTTAAAAAACTCGCTAAATCCCATCAAGAGAGTAATGCCAAAATCACCGCTCGTTTGAGTGAAGTCTTTAACAATGTGGAAGCGATTAAAATCTCTAATGGCGAAAAGTTAGAGCATAAGGCTTTTGTGAAAGAAAATGAAGCGTTTTTTAAAATCGGTATCAAAAACATCGCCGTGGCTGAAATTTCTTCGCCTTTAATGGAGTTTTTAGGCTCAATCGCTATAGCGTTAGTGATCTATTTAGGGGGGAATGAAGTGATTAGGGGCCATATTAGCGTGGGGGCGTTTTTTTCTTTCATCACGGCCCTTTTTATGCTCTATACGCCGATTAAACGCTTAACTAGGATTGTTTCTAATTTTCAAGAAGCCTTAGTCGCTAGCGACAGGATCCATGAGATTTTAGAAAGAGAGCCGGCTATTGTTGATGGGGAATTGACGCTAAATAACGCCATACACACCATTGAATTTAAAAAGGTATGGCTGGCTTATGCGCTAGACAATCAAGAGCGTTATGTTTTAAGCGATATTAGTTTGAAATTCCAACAAAATGAAATCATCGCCCTAAAAGGCGAAAGCGGGAGCGGTAAAAGCTCATTAGTGAATCTGATCTTACGCCTTTATGAGCCAAGCCAGGGCGAAATTTTCATCAATGATCAAAAAATAGAGAGCATCACTCAAAAATCCTTAAGAGAAAAGATTAGCGTTGTCACTCAAAGGGTGTTTATTTTTAACGGGAGCGTGGCTGAAAATGTGGCGTATGGTTTAGAAATTGATGAGGTGAAAATCAAAGAATGCCTAAAAAAAGCTCAAGCCTTAGATTTTGTGGAAAAAATGCCTCATGGGATAGAGAGCGTTTTAGATGAATTTGGCGCTAATCTTAGCGGCGGTCAACGCCAAAGAATCGCCATTGCAAGAGCTTTGTATAAAGACGCTCAAGTTTTAATCTTTGATGAAGCCACTTCCGCTTTGGATAATCACACAGAAGAGAGCATCAAACAAAGCATTTTAGAATTGAAACAAAACCGCTTGATCATTCTTATTTCGCACAACCCAAGCACGCTAAAATTAGCCACTAAGCATGTGAAATTAGAGCATGGGCGTTTGACAGAATGCTAAGGGTTTTAAGCGTTGGTGTTGCTTTTATTTTACTAGGGTGTCAGTTTTTCAACAAAACCACACTCCATTTAAAATACAAAGATTACCCCAAAAATAGCGCTTTAAAAACCGCTTTCACTTTAACCCCCCCTAAAATCTTTTTTAACGCCCGTTTTGTGCCGCCCTTTTACCAAAAAGAATTTAAAAAAGCAATCGCCCAACAAATCGCTTATTTTTTAAAAGATAAAAGCACTTTTACCCTCAATGTTTCAGGCAATGTTTTTTTTTCTTTTGAAGAGAGTCCTAAAGATTTAAAAGCCATTAAAGAAAGGCTTAAAAAGACGATTGAGCCTAACGCTGACCCAAAATCCGTCATGCGTTTTTTAAACCTTCAAGCGAGCTTGATTTTAGAATGCACCCCGCAAACAACTTGCCCGTTTGACACCCTTTTAATCCCTACCGCTTTCAGCGTGCCTGTTTATTACGCTAATCGTTTGGGCGACAACCCCTCTCTTTTTTCCCAAGAAGATAAAACCTATCATAACGCTTTAATCAAAGCCCTTAATAAGGCTTACTATTCTCTTATGGAGGGTTTAGAAAAGCGTTTGAACGCTATAGAAAATGCAGAGTGGCTTTAAGGCATGAAAAAGATTGTATTTTTTATTTTTGTCATTTTGTTTTCGGTAGGGATTTATTTAATTTGGCATGTTTTATTGGAAAAAGCCTTAGAATTGAAATTAGCTACTTCAGCTAATGACTTGCTTTTA
The Helicobacter pylori genome window above contains:
- a CDS encoding ABC transporter ATP-binding protein, giving the protein MKLFFRRYSKYLKEHYKSFIVVLFSSLVVALSTAWGTYLVKPTLDEIFINKDTHMLKILPFLVILAYLGKSGGMYLGTYFTNFIGLDIVKKIRNTMLESLLKMEMDFFNRTKKGELIARITNDIGLIRASLSNYLSESLREGLTIVGLVGVVIYQSPKLALVGLVIMPLAAIPISKIIRKVKKLAKSHQESNAKITARLSEVFNNVEAIKISNGEKLEHKAFVKENEAFFKIGIKNIAVAEISSPLMEFLGSIAIALVIYLGGNEVIRGHISVGAFFSFITALFMLYTPIKRLTRIVSNFQEALVASDRIHEILEREPAIVDGELTLNNAIHTIEFKKVWLAYALDNQERYVLSDISLKFQQNEIIALKGESGSGKSSLVNLILRLYEPSQGEIFINDQKIESITQKSLREKISVVTQRVFIFNGSVAENVAYGLEIDEVKIKECLKKAQALDFVEKMPHGIESVLDEFGANLSGGQRQRIAIARALYKDAQVLIFDEATSALDNHTEESIKQSILELKQNRLIILISHNPSTLKLATKHVKLEHGRLTEC
- a CDS encoding neuraminyllactose-binding hemagglutinin family protein, with the translated sequence MLRVLSVGVAFILLGCQFFNKTTLHLKYKDYPKNSALKTAFTLTPPKIFFNARFVPPFYQKEFKKAIAQQIAYFLKDKSTFTLNVSGNVFFSFEESPKDLKAIKERLKKTIEPNADPKSVMRFLNLQASLILECTPQTTCPFDTLLIPTAFSVPVYYANRLGDNPSLFSQEDKTYHNALIKALNKAYYSLMEGLEKRLNAIENAEWL